In a single window of the Agromyces sp. H17E-10 genome:
- a CDS encoding calcium-binding protein, with protein MRAQNDPDYSNTHATGEGRRRRRGGGRRWPFRATAVVGAWALALTGAQVAYADPVTDSADVAQLRAGIAALSEVALGDYEDVGPLAAALPLADTAPGVAIVRPGAAMQLANTFETGVKTALLALAQQATTADFMAAVDGLDADVDGTQLELTTANLVDSGDTRGFDLAIRASRTVDSPLAIVDPDGPGGEPLRLVTAESDPAPYALAFEFAGKVRTDPQGTRFWLDTTAGEPTIEVTAELAGDDAFAFPGGSAAIGVGDVEILDDSTVDVSAAWSGTIDDVNGDGRLSMFEPPAFEGGEQTPGELTVPADQLTTFALAGTATADIRFGSALLGLSSDPAPSLSMDADLGQVPEPLAELVATDGDLDAFEAFTRLGPVDLVSGVIQYGTLLRALQRHPNVDAALPLASGTLSELYDLGGEFSKLAEDLIDVQPDPDPDPADPQPVIDVGISTVGDLADRIESDIPGAPDTITPVYDRDANEVRLDFTIHTGLDGQADVPPVLDDQPVDDTPPPGQAAFGDQLLDETGLRGVAAAGAPVTVETDVAVDIDLPILIDLEAAEPADDDAATAVVEFESPMVYERFGTEIADGAELRITQVATADVHGEGQLGFVPATVGGTWKLGQDGTEPTTAADVTPAAGNTATPRLVDLLAGLYERDGQPPAYPVDEAERRAVIDGDYTVEGHGLDPAQHLTETPGTFTVDGTGFDHEDYTVALGNDEMTLLRALNIDTGEPDRLLGRALDGIGAVVDQLDAIDDLVGGEAVPFLNRGVGSILREVTGLRDRYNEFRGGLLPTDLGKLEDGLETALELGVTFRLRDLDDGGAVDPALVAVFDGTRSAQADVPMSFVNAELPAIAGTEGEGQLHAALSADLDLGLVVGLDPDDAAAAPRLLDSSRLSVTAEVTEQPPGSVQLGVHLGPFSAQLGDAANQTGRIAVGVRFALERTGAPQPGDPAETPLELADFFDGDFTADASSPAEGGKYSCAAPGQTPVEGTFACAALPVLVDLGSGPELPSGAPANAPTADDYLTVSYDDLAAAPDVTAPAALANVLDAASFSFDSFGDGLKSISKMLGIAIEASKAGGDLPVVGDDLTELADGLADVKAFLDDPQIPGLPDSDVNAAVYGAGGIRDVLAQKLIAAGVLRDSAYQAVGTFPGDADTVPSATDLRVVAICDDGGTEALCDGTESLSSLVDLRFELELGQGARDLSGGCPVGDTAACPGVTNIPLDLGLPGLPLSLTGTVTASAGWTVELGFGVSRDDGFYLLDNPVPGTGVADPEGAGGLEEIRVNVGANLAAGVPIAGRIGFIGMQAEDRSTDPNAPSGARLSAQLGLDAPGCDDLDPATFGDGVAGTHCTSVIPIGSILSGDVGDLLTEPRIEGGIHLDLDIDTGIADGGNVNTTLPTFTAEFGLTWEFDGSGAGDLELELRNIGVAPGEMFTKLFGEVLRTLDPILAPTKPIREFLFSPIPVISDLSEYFGGDPVTMVTLAKALGVVDVSLLEDIDQLFDFLEMVQGLADGSPFILVDELELSPETARGSPLTQDQALKAVQGSAAMTGDPEAQVGTALGGASDDFDKLRQKGASKAEQDFSFPMFDDPTCLVGLLLGKDCAVVEWRPDPLAVHMEYTQSFGPFFGVLYITIGGALDAKAQVGGGVSTRGVRMLAESIIGGEVDSPLDAATKAGSAFLQSLYLTDLDAEGKDIPEFEISGTITAGAKLDIFIAEAGVRGGITATFGLNLNDTPEADGRMHIDEIVAKFKTPICLFDIEGKLVAFLEVYAEFGPCPFCYSDSWRLAEVTLFEFSSSCEDQTPVLASEEGGWVVLNVGSRASVRGAFEDVENESYTVHQLSAEPDGGVYEFSVSAFGYTETRKGAGVRIIDALGGNDSFLFNGSGAGAKPGDLNPEASDPPDDGEWAFSAPVDAQTLGTGDDRIITGSGDDVINGGDGADTINAGDGTNTASGDASDGSGTGIDTITGGDGVDTLRGGGDNDTIDGGLGADVLRGDAGNDTLRGGKDKLSVPPGETPPENKPNKIDAGDLIIGGPGADTVLGGSGGDRLFGDDAPDATPEDDSVADEGGAAPGTDGVDRVEGEAGADTIFGGGAEDELYGGFRLVASGVDDSDDEIQGGDGGDRISGSGGDDLLYGGRGADTVNGEAGADEVHGQSDADPALDGGPDDDRLWGGPGADTVSGGAGDDELVGDGDGADEATMGGDTADGGDGLDIVLGDNGTIDGAPGARVAHPSETVGVGDPSLGGGAGNDRIYGEGGADNAYGGAGRDLVHGNGGADHLYGETGDDEVRGDGDGDFGYGGPGGDVVIGNAGSDQLHGQEGVDLVIGGHDDPAGDDAGDTMYGGPDDDRAFGDDVTIIVDAGFNGAFEPGLDSLDEVVFAPSPVVGTYGDDIGDGGTGLDELHGQDAADRLYGADDYDQIFGELAGDHLVGGGGPDDIVGDQGTIAPPAREIEAPAGGWQPGTPNGSPETAIALVAPTVGGDDLIWGDFDVADAPWSTGGDDRGFGGQGVDTLRGGSYDDHLEGNGGQDRIFGFDEESDHTADDSADGADDLIGGSSPVNPLADPEGFNRALDEGELEMEGNGADDVMAGDNAVLTRHPDPDDADAWRTDPVTGGVFREVTLLDTEKTGADLDDVSGGDLMAGNEANDRMFGEGGNDRAKGNADDDHVEGNQDGDWLEGNADEDDLIGGSSFPDQPDTGDVLWGGGDADVLAGDNACIVRDVPGVEFAPGSCPALDTPVPTEFHYVTSQLGVDTRRGVVYHDLDAAVPSEFGRDTLNGGSGVDVEFGQDGADALFGDGGADFQFGNGGADVVVGDRPVTDYANVLIPPEVGGVLPALPAVPGGLPGAPSTGAFLVGPAQADGQDDQTGGSNFAGHRDTGDWLFGDGEADFQLGDNGRLDRTIEGDGTDERYAVYEERYAGDDPPQDGSAVIEREVTRYDVGASAGAGVWGADLIFGGNGTNPLISQGAGDGDDSQWGQDGDDRLFGEDGDDDQFGELGADTMWGGDGEDAMLGDRGGVQTRFVEADGSDSDDPDILTHDSKGPPGINLGGPDGGAQDAVLDPFEAHPLYRGTSLTHDRDGSQLVKNGLDAGGADRMRGGPGHDSMHGGAGADLMNGDSGGDYAYGDDGADVMWGGRGDPVVGSPDQPGRNAPGVSGEWIDVLFGGRGANATEAGADILDYQPRPGTDPAVWQTMVAAYADTAPVNTGTETRQHHHGTDWIYGGWDRDVLQADVSANGPNDGDKLLDWNGAYNLYTACNAAYGGWNDVRKLDPNNLLGLEKLAYVTGARADFDGAPALAEVQASGSSAFREAAIVYTKDLKDNSGKAFSSTPGHFENFICDSD; from the coding sequence ATGCGCGCCCAGAACGACCCGGACTATTCGAACACGCACGCAACGGGGGAGGGCCGGCGACGACGTCGCGGGGGCGGACGGAGATGGCCGTTCCGCGCGACGGCCGTCGTCGGCGCCTGGGCGCTCGCACTCACCGGAGCGCAGGTCGCCTACGCCGATCCCGTGACCGACTCGGCCGACGTCGCCCAGTTGCGCGCGGGCATCGCCGCGCTCTCCGAGGTCGCGCTCGGCGACTACGAGGACGTCGGCCCGCTCGCGGCCGCCCTGCCGCTCGCCGACACCGCACCCGGCGTCGCGATCGTCCGCCCGGGAGCCGCGATGCAGCTCGCGAACACGTTCGAGACCGGCGTGAAGACGGCGCTGCTCGCACTCGCGCAGCAGGCCACGACCGCGGACTTCATGGCCGCGGTCGACGGCCTCGACGCCGATGTCGACGGCACGCAGCTCGAGCTGACGACGGCGAACCTGGTCGACTCCGGCGACACGCGCGGGTTCGACCTGGCGATCCGCGCGTCGCGCACCGTCGACTCGCCGCTCGCGATCGTCGATCCCGACGGCCCCGGCGGTGAGCCACTGCGCCTCGTCACGGCCGAGTCCGACCCTGCGCCCTACGCGCTCGCGTTCGAGTTCGCGGGCAAGGTCCGCACGGATCCGCAGGGGACGAGGTTCTGGCTCGACACCACGGCGGGTGAACCGACGATCGAGGTCACGGCAGAGCTCGCGGGTGACGACGCCTTCGCGTTCCCCGGCGGTTCAGCGGCGATCGGCGTCGGCGACGTCGAGATCCTCGACGACTCGACCGTCGACGTCTCGGCCGCATGGTCGGGCACGATCGACGACGTCAACGGCGACGGCCGCCTCTCGATGTTCGAGCCGCCGGCGTTCGAGGGCGGCGAGCAGACCCCCGGCGAGCTCACCGTTCCCGCCGATCAGCTCACGACCTTCGCGCTCGCGGGCACGGCCACGGCCGACATCCGCTTCGGGTCCGCGCTTCTCGGCCTCTCGTCGGACCCGGCGCCGTCGCTCAGCATGGACGCGGACCTCGGGCAGGTGCCCGAACCGCTCGCCGAGCTCGTCGCGACCGACGGCGACCTCGACGCGTTCGAGGCGTTCACCCGGCTCGGACCGGTCGACCTCGTCTCGGGCGTCATCCAGTACGGCACCCTGCTGCGGGCGCTGCAGCGGCATCCGAACGTGGATGCCGCGCTGCCGCTCGCCAGCGGCACGCTGAGCGAGCTCTACGACCTCGGCGGTGAATTCTCGAAGCTCGCCGAGGACCTCATCGACGTGCAGCCCGACCCCGATCCCGACCCCGCCGACCCGCAACCGGTGATCGACGTCGGCATCTCGACGGTCGGCGACCTGGCCGACCGCATCGAGAGCGACATCCCGGGGGCACCCGACACCATCACGCCCGTCTACGACCGGGACGCGAACGAGGTCCGGCTCGACTTCACGATCCACACGGGCCTCGACGGGCAGGCCGACGTGCCTCCCGTGCTCGACGACCAGCCCGTCGACGACACCCCGCCGCCGGGGCAGGCGGCCTTCGGCGACCAGCTGCTCGACGAGACCGGGCTGCGCGGCGTCGCCGCCGCCGGCGCGCCGGTGACGGTCGAGACCGACGTGGCCGTGGACATCGACCTGCCGATCCTGATCGACCTCGAGGCGGCCGAACCGGCCGACGACGACGCGGCCACCGCCGTCGTCGAGTTCGAGTCGCCGATGGTGTACGAGCGGTTCGGCACCGAGATCGCCGACGGCGCCGAGCTCCGCATCACGCAGGTGGCGACGGCCGACGTGCACGGCGAGGGTCAGCTCGGCTTCGTGCCCGCGACCGTCGGCGGCACCTGGAAGCTCGGGCAGGACGGCACCGAGCCGACGACCGCCGCCGACGTGACGCCCGCCGCCGGGAACACGGCGACCCCGCGGCTCGTCGACCTGCTCGCAGGACTCTACGAACGCGACGGGCAACCGCCGGCATATCCGGTCGACGAGGCCGAACGGCGCGCGGTGATCGACGGCGACTACACCGTCGAGGGTCACGGCCTCGACCCCGCGCAGCACCTCACCGAGACGCCCGGAACGTTCACGGTCGACGGCACCGGGTTCGACCACGAGGACTACACGGTCGCGCTCGGCAACGACGAGATGACCCTGCTGCGTGCGCTCAACATCGACACGGGCGAACCCGACCGACTGCTCGGTCGTGCGCTCGACGGCATCGGCGCGGTCGTCGACCAGCTCGACGCGATCGACGACCTGGTGGGCGGCGAGGCGGTGCCGTTCCTGAACCGCGGCGTCGGCAGCATCCTGCGCGAGGTGACCGGCCTCCGCGACCGGTACAACGAGTTCCGCGGCGGCCTGCTGCCGACCGATCTCGGCAAGCTCGAGGACGGCCTCGAGACGGCGCTCGAGCTCGGCGTGACGTTCCGCCTGCGCGATCTCGACGACGGCGGCGCCGTCGACCCCGCGCTGGTCGCCGTGTTCGACGGCACGCGCTCGGCGCAGGCCGACGTGCCGATGTCGTTCGTGAACGCCGAACTGCCCGCGATCGCGGGCACGGAGGGCGAGGGGCAGCTGCACGCCGCGCTCAGCGCCGACCTCGACCTCGGGCTCGTCGTCGGGCTCGACCCCGACGATGCCGCGGCGGCACCACGCCTGCTCGACTCCAGCCGGCTCAGCGTCACCGCCGAGGTCACCGAGCAACCGCCGGGCTCCGTGCAACTGGGCGTGCACCTCGGGCCGTTCTCGGCACAGCTCGGCGACGCCGCGAACCAGACCGGTCGCATCGCGGTCGGCGTGCGGTTCGCACTCGAGCGCACGGGAGCACCGCAGCCGGGCGATCCCGCCGAGACCCCGCTCGAACTCGCCGACTTCTTCGACGGCGACTTCACCGCCGACGCGAGCTCGCCGGCCGAAGGCGGCAAGTACTCGTGCGCGGCGCCGGGCCAGACGCCCGTCGAGGGCACCTTCGCCTGTGCCGCGCTGCCGGTGCTCGTCGACCTCGGCTCGGGACCGGAGCTGCCGAGCGGGGCGCCCGCGAATGCGCCGACCGCGGACGACTACCTCACCGTCTCGTACGACGACCTCGCCGCAGCCCCCGACGTCACCGCACCCGCGGCACTCGCGAACGTGCTCGACGCGGCCAGCTTCAGCTTCGACAGCTTCGGCGACGGCCTCAAGTCGATCAGCAAGATGCTGGGCATCGCGATCGAGGCGAGCAAGGCCGGCGGCGACCTCCCGGTCGTCGGCGACGACCTGACCGAGCTCGCCGACGGCCTGGCCGACGTGAAGGCGTTCCTCGACGACCCGCAGATCCCCGGACTGCCTGACTCCGACGTGAACGCCGCGGTGTACGGCGCCGGCGGCATCCGCGACGTGCTCGCCCAGAAGCTCATCGCCGCCGGCGTGCTCCGCGACAGCGCCTACCAGGCCGTCGGAACCTTCCCAGGCGACGCCGACACCGTGCCGAGCGCCACCGACCTCCGCGTCGTCGCGATCTGCGACGACGGGGGCACCGAGGCGCTCTGCGACGGCACCGAGTCGCTGAGCAGCCTCGTCGACCTCCGGTTCGAGCTCGAACTGGGCCAGGGTGCCCGCGACCTGTCGGGCGGCTGCCCGGTGGGCGACACGGCTGCCTGCCCCGGGGTCACGAACATCCCGCTCGACCTCGGGCTGCCCGGGTTGCCCCTCTCGCTCACGGGCACCGTGACCGCGAGTGCCGGCTGGACCGTCGAACTCGGGTTCGGCGTCTCGCGGGACGACGGGTTCTACCTGCTCGACAACCCGGTGCCGGGCACCGGCGTCGCCGACCCCGAAGGGGCGGGCGGCCTCGAGGAGATCCGGGTCAACGTCGGGGCGAACCTCGCCGCCGGGGTGCCCATCGCCGGGCGCATCGGCTTCATCGGCATGCAGGCGGAGGACCGCAGCACTGATCCGAACGCTCCGAGCGGTGCACGGCTGAGCGCCCAGCTCGGCCTCGACGCCCCCGGATGCGACGACCTCGACCCGGCGACGTTCGGCGACGGCGTCGCCGGTACCCACTGCACGAGCGTCATCCCGATCGGCTCGATCCTCTCGGGCGACGTCGGCGACCTGCTCACCGAGCCCCGCATCGAGGGCGGCATCCACCTCGACCTCGACATCGACACCGGCATCGCCGACGGCGGCAACGTCAACACGACCCTGCCGACCTTCACCGCCGAGTTCGGGCTCACGTGGGAGTTCGACGGCAGCGGCGCAGGCGACCTCGAACTCGAGCTGCGCAACATCGGCGTCGCACCGGGCGAGATGTTCACCAAGCTGTTCGGCGAGGTGCTGCGCACGCTCGACCCGATCCTCGCGCCGACCAAGCCCATCCGCGAGTTCCTCTTCTCGCCGATCCCGGTGATCAGCGACCTGTCGGAGTACTTCGGCGGCGACCCGGTGACGATGGTCACCCTCGCGAAGGCGCTCGGCGTCGTCGACGTGTCGCTGCTCGAGGACATCGACCAGCTCTTCGATTTCCTCGAGATGGTGCAGGGGCTCGCCGACGGCTCGCCGTTCATCCTCGTCGACGAGCTCGAGCTGTCGCCGGAGACGGCGCGCGGCTCGCCGCTCACGCAGGACCAGGCGCTGAAGGCGGTGCAGGGCTCCGCCGCCATGACCGGTGATCCCGAAGCCCAGGTCGGCACCGCGCTCGGCGGCGCATCCGACGACTTCGACAAGCTGCGCCAGAAGGGAGCTTCGAAGGCCGAGCAGGACTTCTCCTTCCCGATGTTCGACGACCCGACTTGCCTCGTCGGCCTCCTGCTCGGCAAGGACTGCGCGGTCGTCGAGTGGCGGCCCGACCCGCTCGCCGTGCACATGGAGTACACGCAGAGCTTCGGCCCGTTCTTCGGGGTGCTGTACATCACCATCGGCGGCGCCCTCGACGCGAAGGCACAGGTCGGCGGCGGCGTGTCGACCCGCGGCGTGCGCATGCTCGCCGAGTCGATCATCGGCGGTGAGGTCGACAGCCCGCTCGACGCCGCGACGAAGGCGGGCAGCGCGTTCCTGCAGAGCCTGTACCTGACCGATCTCGACGCCGAGGGCAAGGACATCCCCGAGTTCGAGATCTCGGGCACGATCACCGCAGGGGCGAAGCTCGACATCTTCATCGCCGAGGCGGGCGTGCGCGGCGGCATCACGGCCACGTTCGGACTGAACCTCAACGACACCCCCGAGGCCGACGGGCGCATGCACATCGACGAGATCGTCGCGAAGTTCAAGACGCCGATCTGCCTGTTCGACATCGAGGGCAAGCTCGTCGCGTTCCTCGAGGTGTACGCCGAGTTCGGGCCCTGCCCGTTCTGCTACTCCGACAGCTGGCGGCTCGCGGAGGTCACCCTGTTCGAGTTCTCGTCGTCGTGCGAGGACCAGACCCCCGTGCTCGCGAGCGAGGAGGGCGGCTGGGTCGTGCTCAACGTCGGCTCGCGGGCGAGCGTGCGCGGCGCGTTCGAGGACGTCGAGAACGAGTCGTACACGGTGCATCAGCTGAGTGCCGAGCCCGACGGCGGCGTCTACGAGTTCAGTGTCAGCGCGTTCGGCTACACCGAGACGAGGAAGGGCGCGGGCGTGCGCATCATCGACGCGCTCGGCGGCAACGACTCGTTCCTGTTCAACGGGTCGGGCGCGGGCGCGAAGCCCGGCGACCTGAACCCCGAGGCATCCGACCCGCCCGACGACGGCGAGTGGGCCTTCAGCGCCCCGGTCGACGCCCAGACGCTGGGCACCGGCGACGACCGGATCATCACGGGTTCGGGCGACGACGTGATCAACGGCGGAGACGGCGCCGACACCATCAACGCGGGCGACGGCACCAACACGGCCTCGGGCGATGCATCGGACGGCTCCGGCACCGGCATCGACACCATCACCGGCGGCGACGGCGTCGACACCCTGCGCGGCGGCGGCGACAACGACACGATCGACGGCGGACTCGGCGCCGACGTCCTGCGAGGCGACGCCGGCAACGACACGCTCCGCGGCGGCAAGGACAAGCTGTCGGTGCCGCCGGGGGAGACCCCGCCCGAGAACAAGCCCAACAAGATCGACGCGGGCGACCTCATCATCGGCGGCCCGGGCGCCGACACGGTGCTCGGCGGGAGCGGCGGCGACCGCCTCTTCGGTGACGACGCGCCCGACGCGACGCCCGAGGACGACTCCGTCGCCGACGAGGGCGGCGCCGCCCCCGGCACCGACGGCGTCGACCGCGTCGAAGGCGAGGCGGGTGCCGACACGATCTTCGGCGGCGGCGCCGAGGACGAGCTGTACGGCGGGTTCCGGCTGGTAGCGAGCGGTGTCGACGACTCCGACGACGAGATCCAGGGCGGTGACGGCGGCGACCGCATCTCCGGTTCCGGCGGCGACGACCTGCTCTACGGCGGTCGTGGTGCCGACACTGTGAACGGCGAGGCCGGCGCCGACGAGGTGCACGGCCAGTCCGATGCCGATCCGGCGCTGGACGGCGGACCCGACGACGACCGCCTCTGGGGCGGACCGGGCGCCGACACCGTGTCGGGCGGGGCCGGCGACGACGAGCTGGTCGGCGACGGTGACGGCGCCGACGAGGCGACGATGGGCGGCGACACGGCTGACGGCGGCGACGGTCTCGACATCGTGCTCGGCGACAACGGCACGATCGACGGCGCGCCGGGTGCGCGGGTCGCGCACCCGAGCGAGACCGTCGGCGTCGGCGATCCATCGCTCGGCGGCGGGGCCGGCAACGACCGCATCTACGGCGAGGGCGGGGCTGACAACGCCTACGGCGGAGCCGGCCGAGACCTCGTGCACGGCAACGGCGGCGCCGACCACCTGTACGGCGAGACCGGCGACGACGAGGTCAGGGGTGACGGCGACGGCGACTTCGGCTACGGCGGTCCCGGCGGGGACGTCGTGATCGGCAATGCCGGCAGCGACCAGTTGCACGGCCAGGAGGGCGTCGACCTCGTCATCGGCGGACACGACGATCCGGCGGGCGACGACGCCGGAGACACGATGTACGGCGGTCCCGACGACGACCGCGCCTTCGGCGACGACGTCACGATCATCGTCGACGCCGGGTTCAACGGTGCGTTCGAGCCCGGGCTCGACTCGCTCGATGAGGTTGTGTTCGCGCCCTCGCCCGTCGTCGGCACGTACGGCGACGACATCGGCGACGGCGGCACCGGCCTCGACGAGCTCCACGGCCAGGATGCCGCCGACCGCCTCTACGGCGCCGACGACTACGACCAGATCTTCGGCGAGCTCGCCGGCGACCACCTGGTCGGCGGCGGCGGACCCGACGACATCGTGGGCGACCAGGGCACGATCGCCCCGCCGGCGCGTGAGATCGAGGCGCCCGCGGGCGGCTGGCAGCCCGGCACGCCGAACGGCTCGCCCGAGACGGCCATCGCGCTCGTCGCGCCCACCGTCGGCGGCGACGACCTGATCTGGGGCGACTTCGACGTCGCGGATGCCCCATGGTCGACGGGCGGCGACGATCGGGGCTTCGGCGGCCAGGGTGTCGACACCCTGCGCGGCGGATCGTACGACGACCATCTCGAGGGCAACGGCGGTCAGGACCGGATCTTCGGCTTCGACGAGGAGAGTGACCACACAGCCGACGACTCGGCCGACGGCGCCGACGACCTGATCGGCGGATCGTCGCCGGTCAACCCGCTCGCCGACCCCGAGGGCTTCAACCGGGCGCTCGACGAGGGCGAGCTCGAGATGGAGGGCAACGGCGCCGACGACGTGATGGCCGGCGACAACGCGGTGCTCACACGGCATCCCGACCCCGACGATGCGGACGCCTGGCGGACCGACCCGGTCACGGGCGGCGTGTTCCGCGAGGTCACGCTCCTCGACACCGAGAAGACGGGCGCCGACCTCGACGACGTCTCAGGCGGCGACCTCATGGCCGGCAACGAGGCGAACGACCGGATGTTCGGCGAGGGCGGCAACGACCGGGCCAAGGGCAACGCCGACGACGACCACGTCGAGGGCAACCAGGACGGCGACTGGCTCGAGGGCAACGCCGACGAGGACGACCTCATCGGCGGCTCGTCGTTCCCCGACCAGCCCGACACCGGTGACGTGCTGTGGGGCGGCGGCGACGCCGACGTGCTCGCGGGCGACAACGCCTGCATCGTGCGCGACGTGCCCGGCGTCGAGTTCGCACCCGGCTCCTGCCCCGCGCTCGACACTCCGGTGCCGACGGAGTTCCACTACGTCACGAGCCAGCTCGGTGTCGACACCCGGCGCGGCGTCGTCTATCACGACCTCGACGCCGCGGTGCCGAGCGAGTTCGGGCGCGACACGCTGAACGGCGGCTCGGGCGTCGACGTCGAGTTCGGCCAGGACGGCGCCGATGCGCTGTTCGGCGACGGCGGCGCCGACTTCCAGTTCGGCAACGGCGGCGCCGACGTGGTGGTGGGCGACCGGCCGGTCACCGACTACGCGAACGTGCTGATCCCGCCCGAGGTCGGGGGAGTGCTGCCCGCGCTGCCGGCCGTGCCCGGCGGACTGCCCGGCGCGCCGAGCACGGGGGCGTTCCTCGTCGGCCCCGCCCAGGCGGACGGCCAGGACGATCAGACCGGCGGGTCGAACTTCGCCGGCCACCGCGACACGGGCGACTGGCTCTTCGGCGACGGCGAGGCCGACTTCCAGCTCGGCGACAACGGCCGGCTCGATCGCACGATCGAGGGCGACGGCACCGATGAGAGGTACGCGGTCTACGAGGAGCGCTACGCGGGCGACGACCCGCCGCAGGACGGCTCGGCGGTCATCGAGCGCGAGGTCACGCGCTACGACGTGGGCGCCTCGGCCGGCGCGGGCGTGTGGGGCGCCGACCTGATCTTCGGCGGCAACGGCACCAACCCGCTCATCTCGCAGGGCGCAGGCGACGGCGACGACAGCCAGTGGGGCCAGGACGGCGACGACCGGCTCTTCGGCGAGGACGGCGACGACGACCAGTTCGGCGAGCTCGGCGCCGACACCATGTGGGGCGGCGACGGCGAGGACGCGATGCTCGGCGACCGCGGAGGCGTGCAGACGCGCTTCGTCGAGGCCGACGGCAGCGACTCCGACGATCCCGACATCCTCACGCACGACAGCAAGGGCCCTCCCGGCATCAACCTCGGCGGGCCCGACGGCGGCGCGCAGGACGCGGTGCTGGATCCCTTCGAGGCCCACCCGCTCTACCGCGGGACCTCGCTCACGCACGACCGCGACGGCTCGCAGCTCGTGAAGAACGGGCTCGACGCGGGCGGCGCCGATCGCATGCGCGGCGGCCCGGGCCACGACTCCATGCACGGTGGCGCCGGCGCCGACCTCATGAACGGCGACTCCGGTGGCGACTACGCCTACGGCGACGACGGGGCCGACGTCATGTGGGGCGGGCGAGGCGACCCGGTCGTGGGCTCGCCCGACCAGCCCGGCCGCAACGCGCCGGGTGTGAGCGGCGAGTGGATCGACGTGCTCTTCGGCGGCCGCGGCGCGAACGCGACCGAGGCCGGGGCCGACATCCTCGACTACCAGCCGCGTCCCGGCACCGACCCGGCCGTCTGGCAGACGATGGTCGCCGCCTACGCCGACACCGCACCCGTGAACACGGGCACCGAGACCCGTCAGCACCACCACGGCACCGACTGGATCTACGGGGGCTGGGACCGCGACGTGCTGCAGGCCGACGTCTCGGCCAACGGCCCCAACGACGGTGACAAGCTCCTCGACTGGAACGGCGCGTACAACCTCTACACGGCCTGCAACGCGGCCTACGGCGGCTGGAACGACGTGCGAAAGCTCGATCCGAACAACCTGCTCGGGCTCGAGAAGCTCGCCTACGTCACGGGCGCCCGTGCCGACTTCGACGGCGCACCCGCGCTCGCCGAGGTGCAGGCGTCGGGTTCGTCGGCGTTCCGCGAGGCGGCGATCGTGTACACGAAGGATCTCAAGGACAACTCGGGCAAGGCGTTCTCGTCGACGCCCGGCCACTTCGAGAACTTCATCTGCGACAGCGACTGA